One genomic window of Pseudomonas sp. LFM046 includes the following:
- a CDS encoding AraC family transcriptional regulator — MKEVTHNSSIIGAYAIAIAEALENLGVVAEDIFHTCGLSLPTTTDPLVRIDNQTISRLYAAAVQASGDPGFGLRVGETMRPANLHAMGFALLSSISIRDFAQRLSAFYRVVSQNADIRCEERGNQFLLISTSTKGADTCFETQDAYIALVTNLLRTISGNRFQLRTLELTRPQPEGQAQRYRDYFQCDIGFDRPEIIMVMDVAQVDKRLPGANEELALGHDRTVMEYLQRIDRSDIVNRVRSLISEELPVRALNKDRVAEQLHISTRNLQLKLAARDTSFQEILDSTRRAQALAMMSRSSVSVTEAAFSLGYTEVSNFTRAFKRWTNQSPRQYRQGLGLER, encoded by the coding sequence ATGAAAGAGGTCACGCACAACTCATCGATCATCGGCGCCTACGCCATCGCGATTGCCGAAGCCCTGGAAAACCTGGGTGTCGTCGCCGAGGACATCTTCCACACCTGCGGCCTGTCATTGCCCACCACCACCGATCCTCTGGTCCGCATCGACAACCAGACTATCTCGCGACTCTACGCCGCTGCGGTGCAGGCCAGCGGCGATCCCGGTTTCGGCTTGCGAGTCGGAGAAACGATGCGTCCGGCCAATCTGCACGCCATGGGCTTCGCATTGCTGTCCAGCATCTCGATTCGAGATTTTGCCCAGCGCCTGAGTGCCTTCTACCGGGTCGTTTCGCAGAACGCCGATATCCGTTGTGAAGAGCGCGGCAATCAGTTCCTGCTAATCAGTACCAGCACAAAAGGGGCAGACACCTGTTTCGAGACGCAGGATGCCTACATTGCCCTGGTCACCAACCTGCTGCGAACCATTTCCGGCAATCGCTTCCAATTAAGGACGCTCGAACTGACGCGGCCGCAGCCGGAAGGCCAGGCACAGAGGTATAGAGACTATTTCCAGTGCGATATCGGATTCGATCGGCCTGAGATCATCATGGTGATGGACGTCGCACAGGTGGACAAGCGGTTGCCGGGTGCCAACGAGGAACTCGCCCTTGGCCATGATCGAACGGTGATGGAGTATCTGCAGCGGATCGACCGCAGCGACATCGTCAATCGCGTACGGTCGCTCATCAGCGAAGAGTTGCCCGTGCGGGCCCTGAACAAGGACCGGGTGGCCGAGCAGCTGCACATCAGCACCCGCAACCTGCAGTTGAAGCTTGCTGCGCGGGACACTAGTTTCCAGGAGATTCTCGACAGTACCCGCCGCGCGCAGGCCCTGGCGATGATGTCGCGCAGCTCGGTGTCGGTAACCGAAGCGGCCTTCTCCCTCGGCTACACTGAAGTGAGCAATTTCACTCGCGCCTTCAAACGCTGGACAAACCAGTCGCCACGACAGTACCGCCAAGGCCTCGGGCTGGAGCGCTGA
- a CDS encoding acyl-CoA dehydrogenase family protein produces MFDLNKIVEPVLGLQGLEADLTEEERAIQEAAHGFARDVMRPLGATLDKMTAEEVVAPGSPLFEYLRQVHESGLLDLAAIAGMDNQQKARIMPIIFEELGWGDSGLAIAALASSFPAFAAHNTGDAEIIERFGSLPGCWLATQPDRGSDAADMDGSIVQPGTRQSRGNLYARVVGDEVIVQGQSSAWVSYAPLAQTALAYIPCDYGQGLEHENGRGLNHIGILIPLDLPGVSKGKPLEKLGQRPLPQGELFFNEVHVPKKYVIAEGDAAITSFLSALTFGNMEMAATFTGVARAAYEHALAYVHERKQGGTPIINHQSVQLRTFDLWQKVELSRAITQRVFAYNYSDKGPHLAASITSKTYVTETAFQVASEALQLFGGNGLTCEYPIEKLLRDARASMIEDGETNTLKLKAMHWLSRAYQRNH; encoded by the coding sequence ATGTTTGATCTGAACAAAATCGTCGAGCCCGTGCTCGGCCTTCAAGGGCTGGAAGCTGATCTGACCGAAGAAGAACGTGCCATTCAGGAGGCGGCTCACGGCTTCGCCCGAGACGTGATGCGTCCGCTCGGAGCCACGCTGGACAAGATGACCGCCGAAGAAGTGGTCGCCCCGGGATCGCCGCTGTTCGAATACCTGCGGCAGGTGCATGAGTCGGGTCTCCTTGACCTCGCCGCAATTGCCGGCATGGACAACCAGCAGAAAGCCCGCATCATGCCGATCATCTTCGAAGAGCTTGGCTGGGGTGACTCCGGCCTGGCCATCGCCGCCCTGGCGTCTTCCTTCCCCGCATTCGCGGCGCACAATACCGGCGATGCGGAAATCATCGAGCGATTCGGCTCGCTTCCCGGCTGCTGGCTGGCGACCCAGCCCGATCGCGGCAGCGATGCCGCCGACATGGACGGCAGCATCGTTCAGCCCGGAACCCGGCAGTCGCGCGGCAATCTGTATGCGCGGGTTGTCGGCGACGAGGTCATCGTGCAGGGCCAATCCTCCGCCTGGGTCTCCTATGCGCCCCTTGCGCAGACAGCGCTGGCTTACATTCCCTGCGACTACGGCCAGGGCCTGGAGCATGAGAATGGCCGAGGGCTGAACCACATCGGCATCCTGATTCCGCTCGACCTGCCGGGCGTCTCCAAGGGCAAACCGCTGGAGAAGCTGGGCCAGCGACCACTGCCCCAGGGGGAGCTGTTCTTCAATGAGGTGCATGTGCCGAAGAAGTACGTGATCGCCGAGGGCGATGCGGCCATCACCAGCTTCCTCAGCGCCCTGACGTTCGGCAACATGGAAATGGCGGCGACCTTCACTGGGGTCGCCCGCGCGGCCTACGAACATGCCTTGGCCTATGTGCACGAACGCAAGCAGGGCGGAACACCGATCATCAATCACCAGAGCGTGCAACTGCGCACCTTTGACCTGTGGCAGAAAGTCGAGCTGTCGCGCGCCATCACCCAGCGGGTGTTTGCCTACAACTACAGCGACAAGGGCCCGCACCTGGCCGCGTCGATCACCAGCAAGACCTATGTCACCGAGACCGCCTTCCAGGTGGCCAGCGAAGCGCTGCAACTCTTCGGTGGCAATGGCCTGACCTGCGAGTACCCGATCGAGAAGCTTCTGCGTGATGCACGGGCATCGATGATCGAAGACGGCGAGACCAACACCCTCAAGCTCAAGGCCATGCATTGGCTGAGCCGCGCTTACCAGCGCAACCACTGA
- a CDS encoding lipid-transfer protein has product MSTEIVIAGVGMVPFRKPGQSESYDVMGEQAARAALKDAGIDYALIEQAFCGYVYGDSCAGQAALYRVDISGIPIFNVNNNCASGSSAFALAVQAVQGQQVECALALGFEQMAPGAINMLFPDKPSPIARHEQAIFRMMDMSPEERAVPPAVGMFGAQVDAMLGMGVTEQTLAAVCVNSRRHAANNENAIFRTPLTVEEILSTAPLFRGLRKNYACPPSCGAAAVIVCTPEFARAHGVRADVRLAGRGWSSDRSIFFEGSVMDVMFQALSRDAANKAYEDAGIGPEDVDVIELHDCFASNELATYVALGLCRQEELNAFVAAGRGTYGGDWVINPSGGLLAKGHPLGATGLAQLTELTWQLRGEAGPRQVPGARVALQHNGGLGSAGFVHILKKY; this is encoded by the coding sequence ATGAGTACCGAAATCGTTATCGCCGGGGTGGGCATGGTGCCCTTCCGCAAGCCGGGTCAATCGGAAAGCTACGATGTCATGGGCGAACAGGCCGCGCGTGCGGCACTCAAGGACGCGGGCATCGACTATGCGCTGATCGAGCAGGCTTTCTGCGGCTACGTCTACGGCGACAGTTGCGCGGGGCAGGCGGCGCTCTACCGGGTGGATATCAGCGGCATCCCGATCTTCAACGTGAACAACAACTGCGCCAGCGGCTCGTCGGCCTTCGCCCTGGCTGTCCAGGCAGTCCAGGGGCAGCAGGTGGAGTGCGCGCTGGCGCTGGGCTTCGAGCAGATGGCGCCGGGGGCGATCAACATGCTCTTCCCCGACAAGCCGAGCCCGATCGCGCGGCATGAGCAGGCCATCTTCAGGATGATGGACATGAGCCCCGAGGAGCGCGCCGTGCCGCCGGCGGTCGGCATGTTCGGCGCCCAGGTCGATGCCATGCTCGGGATGGGCGTGACCGAGCAGACCCTGGCGGCGGTTTGCGTCAATTCCCGCAGGCACGCCGCCAACAACGAAAATGCCATCTTCCGTACGCCACTGACGGTCGAAGAGATACTTTCTACAGCTCCCCTCTTCCGTGGGCTGCGCAAGAACTACGCCTGCCCGCCGAGTTGCGGCGCCGCCGCCGTGATCGTCTGCACCCCGGAGTTCGCCCGTGCCCATGGCGTCCGCGCCGACGTACGCCTGGCGGGTCGCGGATGGAGCAGCGACCGCAGCATTTTCTTCGAAGGCAGCGTGATGGATGTCATGTTCCAGGCCCTGAGTCGCGATGCGGCGAACAAAGCCTATGAGGATGCCGGCATCGGCCCGGAAGATGTCGACGTCATCGAACTGCACGACTGTTTCGCCAGCAACGAACTGGCCACCTATGTCGCGCTGGGGCTGTGCCGGCAGGAGGAGCTGAACGCTTTTGTCGCAGCCGGGCGCGGCACCTATGGCGGCGACTGGGTGATCAACCCCTCGGGCGGCCTGCTGGCCAAGGGGCATCCACTGGGCGCGACGGGACTGGCCCAGCTGACCGAGCTGACCTGGCAGCTGCGCGGTGAGGCCGGCCCACGGCAGGTGCCGGGGGCCCGGGTCGCGCTGCAGCACAACGGCGGCCTGGGCAGCGCCGGCTTCGTGCATATTCTGAAAAAGTACTGA
- a CDS encoding SDR family NAD(P)-dependent oxidoreductase, translated as MDFTGKVVIVTGAAGGIGRASAIQFARLGAKVVLADVNERGLQETLELTGGEALVVLTNVADEAACQAMVDSAMNTFGRIDVLFSNAGISGVRGRTAELTPAQWRRVIDINLNGVFYCAHAAIPAMLAGGGGVIINTASVDGLVGMSTLSHYTAAKHGVIGLTKACALEYGKRNIRSVAIAPGFIQTSMTTDNLSESERALFASLASHVSRAGQPEDVANLVTWLASDQAAYVNGSVHTVDSGLIAGFALPE; from the coding sequence GTGGATTTCACTGGAAAAGTTGTCATCGTGACCGGCGCGGCCGGTGGCATTGGCCGTGCTTCGGCGATCCAGTTTGCGCGCCTCGGCGCCAAGGTGGTGCTGGCGGATGTCAATGAACGAGGCCTTCAGGAAACCCTGGAGCTGACCGGCGGCGAAGCCCTGGTGGTGCTTACCAACGTGGCCGATGAGGCGGCCTGCCAGGCCATGGTCGACAGCGCCATGAACACCTTCGGGCGCATTGATGTGCTGTTCAGCAATGCCGGTATCTCTGGTGTGCGCGGGCGGACCGCCGAGTTGACCCCGGCACAATGGCGCCGGGTCATCGACATCAATCTCAACGGTGTCTTCTACTGCGCCCACGCGGCGATTCCGGCCATGCTCGCCGGTGGCGGCGGCGTGATCATCAACACCGCCTCCGTCGACGGTCTGGTGGGCATGTCCACCCTGTCGCATTACACCGCGGCGAAACACGGTGTGATCGGTCTGACCAAGGCCTGCGCGCTGGAGTACGGCAAGCGAAACATCCGCAGCGTCGCCATCGCGCCCGGCTTCATCCAGACCTCGATGACCACCGACAACCTCAGCGAGAGCGAGCGTGCGCTGTTCGCCTCGCTGGCCTCCCACGTGAGCCGCGCGGGTCAGCCGGAAGACGTGGCCAACCTGGTCACCTGGCTGGCTTCGGACCAGGCGGCCTATGTGAATGGTTCGGTCCACACGGTGGATTCTGGCCTGATTGCGGGATTCGCTCTGCCGGAATGA
- a CDS encoding AMP-binding protein: protein MRIIEHFDNAVRFYPNNLAFVDVGNDAGALTYAQAATVTQAIAGAIAHNGFNEGGHVGILAPNCSVAFLALLGVFRARCVWLPVNPRNTVAANAELFSDFDGELLLFHSVYAKEAAQLKASCPGLRELVCIDGDCGVGISLAAWSEGARPSYTPEPGSGSLDDIFALYPTGGTTGRSKGVMITHRNVHTFFSNFYAHFSYHDDTRHLVVAPMTHTAGLSGCLHFARGGTNVIMAVAQPEAIVDAIERYRVTHLFLPPTVLYMLLALPEIRQRDFSSLKHFLVGAAPTSLEKLKEAVQVFGPVMSEAFGQSEAPAAITAKAPWDYLQADGSINEARLQSIGRPCVLNSVVILDDEGVEVARGEAGEVCIRGDLVTPGYYKNAQATAEVRTHGWHHTGDVGVMSEDGYITIVDRKKDMIITGGFNVYPNEIEQVLTGHEAVQDCSVIGIPDEKWGEAVKAIVQLKPGKVCAEDDLIALVKERLGSVKTPKSVDFIEQLPRSPAGKVLKTELRKAYWSGKARAVN from the coding sequence ATGCGCATCATCGAACACTTCGATAACGCGGTCCGTTTCTATCCGAACAACCTGGCCTTCGTCGACGTCGGCAACGACGCCGGGGCGCTCACCTATGCCCAGGCGGCAACCGTGACCCAGGCGATCGCAGGCGCGATCGCCCATAACGGGTTCAACGAAGGCGGCCACGTGGGCATCCTGGCGCCCAACTGCAGCGTCGCGTTTCTCGCCCTGCTGGGCGTGTTCCGCGCCCGCTGCGTCTGGCTACCGGTCAATCCGCGCAATACGGTGGCGGCCAACGCGGAGCTGTTCAGTGACTTCGACGGCGAGCTGCTGTTGTTCCACAGCGTCTACGCCAAGGAAGCCGCGCAACTTAAAGCGAGCTGCCCCGGCCTGCGTGAGCTGGTGTGTATCGATGGCGATTGCGGCGTGGGCATCTCCCTCGCGGCCTGGTCGGAAGGCGCGCGGCCGAGCTACACCCCGGAACCGGGTAGCGGCAGCCTGGACGACATTTTCGCGCTCTATCCCACCGGCGGCACCACCGGGCGCTCAAAGGGCGTGATGATCACCCATCGCAACGTCCACACCTTCTTCAGCAATTTCTACGCGCATTTTTCCTATCACGACGATACCCGCCACCTGGTGGTGGCGCCGATGACGCATACGGCGGGGCTCAGCGGTTGCCTGCACTTCGCCCGTGGCGGCACCAACGTCATCATGGCCGTGGCCCAGCCCGAGGCCATTGTCGATGCGATCGAGCGCTATCGGGTGACCCATCTGTTCCTGCCGCCGACCGTGCTTTACATGCTCCTGGCGCTGCCGGAGATCCGCCAGCGCGATTTCAGCTCCCTGAAGCACTTCCTGGTGGGCGCCGCGCCGACCTCGCTGGAGAAACTGAAGGAAGCCGTGCAGGTTTTCGGCCCGGTGATGTCCGAGGCCTTCGGCCAGTCCGAAGCACCGGCAGCGATCACCGCCAAGGCGCCCTGGGACTACCTGCAGGCCGATGGCTCGATCAATGAGGCACGCCTGCAATCCATCGGCCGGCCGTGCGTGCTCAACAGCGTGGTCATCCTCGATGACGAAGGGGTGGAAGTGGCGCGCGGCGAAGCGGGGGAGGTCTGCATTCGCGGGGATCTGGTGACGCCGGGCTACTACAAGAACGCGCAGGCCACCGCCGAGGTGCGCACCCATGGCTGGCACCACACCGGCGATGTCGGGGTCATGTCCGAGGACGGCTACATCACTATCGTCGACCGCAAGAAGGACATGATCATCACCGGCGGTTTCAACGTCTATCCGAACGAGATCGAGCAGGTGCTGACCGGCCACGAGGCCGTGCAGGATTGCTCGGTGATCGGCATCCCCGACGAGAAGTGGGGCGAGGCGGTGAAGGCCATTGTCCAGCTCAAGCCCGGCAAGGTCTGTGCGGAGGATGATCTGATCGCCCTGGTCAAGGAGCGCCTTGGCAGCGTCAAGACGCCCAAGAGCGTCGACTTCATCGAACAGCTACCGCGCAGCCCGGCCGGCAAGGTGCTGAAGACCGAGCTGCGCAAGGCGTACTGGTCGGGAAAGGCTCGCGCGGTGAATTGA